From a single Macrobrachium rosenbergii isolate ZJJX-2024 chromosome 9, ASM4041242v1, whole genome shotgun sequence genomic region:
- the LOC136842058 gene encoding uncharacterized protein, whose amino-acid sequence MRVVVLISLAALVASEQKRSAEPFKFDFQIGPLGFIPFGIGNQKFGLGIDIGPGGGKYGVYGDYGAKYGANFLYPQQLYQGIAKAFFPKGVYSPHLIGKRSADPEPGIGYGLGGHRGFGGLGFVGRRRPGYGGYGGGIGKHGGLVNSRHYIGKRSAAIDIFPEYHIGN is encoded by the exons ATGAGGGTTGTG GTCCTCATCTCGTTGGCAGCCCTTGTGGCCTCGGAGCAGAAACGGTCGGCCGAGCCCTTCAAATTCGACTTCCAGATTGGCCCGCTGGGTTTCATACCCTTCGGGATCGGTAACCAGAAGTTCGGCCTCGGCATAGACATTGGCCCCGGCGGAGGGAAGTATGGAGTCTACGGCGACTATGGAGCCAAATATGGAGCCAACTTCCTATATCCGCAACAGCTGTATCAGGGGATCGCCAAAGCCTTTTTCCCGAAAGGTGTCTACAGCCCTCATCTGATTGGCAAGCGCAGCGCCGATCCGGAGCCTGGAATAGGATATGGCCTTGGGGGACATCGAGGATTTGGAGGACTCGGCTTCGTCGGTCGTAGGAGACCAGGATACGGCGGATATGGTGGCGGCATTGGTAAACATGGCGGACTTGTCAATAGTCGTCATTACATCGGCAAACGGAGCGCGGCCATCGACATCTTTCCCGAATATCACATTGGTAACTGA
- the LOC136842059 gene encoding uncharacterized protein, with product MIALITLLLVALVAAEQKRSANPELGVVHGLGDLGYGAGLDGGLGYGAGLGEGLGYGLGLGGGLGHGLGFNAAFGGGFGGYGGLLDAGSYANGYSHSNGYNHGNYLGHGIGAHGGLAHSHLIGKRSVEETSVGYGTGEAGGQGYGSAGAEGLDAGNEELSSDGYGADEAGTGALGTGGLGYGGLGVGGLGYGGLGPGGLGYGGLGAGGLGYNGLGVGGLGYGGLGPAGLGYSGPGIGGLGYGGLGLGGLGHGLGFNGAYGGGFGGYGGLFSAGNYANGYSHSTGYNHGNYLTKAFDGKGEVVHSHHNVGKRSAEPKPEAGYGAGRPVYGLGRKRGYATGGYGR from the coding sequence atcaCGCTACTGCTGGTAGCCTTAGTTGCTGCAGAGCAGAAACGTTCAGCTAACCCAGAGCTCGGAGTCGTCCATGGACTAGGGGACCTGGGTTATGGAGCAGGACTTGATGGCGGATTAGGCTATGGCGCAGGTCTTGGTGAAGGATTAGGCTATGGATTAGGACTGGGTGGAGGCCTTGGTCACGGGTTAGGCTTCAATGCTGCATTTGGTGGTGGGTTTGGGGGCTACGGTGGCCTCTTGGATGCTGGTAGCTATGCAAATGGCTATAGCCACTCAAATGGGTACAATCATGGAAATTACCTGGGGCATGGAATCGGGGCCCACGGTGGTCTCGCTCACAGCCATCTTATTGGCAAACGTAGCGTAGAAGAAACGAGTGTAGGATATGGAACTGGAGAAGCTGGTGGTCAAGGATATGGAAGTGCTGGAGCAGAAGGACTTGATGCTGGCAATGAGGAGCTCAGCTCTGATGGATATGGAGCTGATGAAGCTGGCACTGGTGCTCTTGGAACTGGAGGTCTTGGCTACGGTGGTCTAGGAGTTGGAGGACTTGGCTACGGTGGTCTTGGACCTGGAGGACTTGGCTATGGTGGTCTTGGAGCAGGAGGACTTGGTTACAATGGCCTTGGTGTCGGAGGACTTGGCTACGGTGGTCTTGGACCTGCAGGGCTTGGTTATAGTGGCCCTGGAATTGGTGGTCTTGGCTACGGTGGTCTTGGACTTGGTGGCCTCGGCCACGGTTTAGGATTCAACGGTGCATATGGTGGTGGATTTGGAGGCTATGGTGGCCTTTTTAGTGCTGGCAACTATGCTAATGGATACAGCCATTCCACTGGATACAATCATGGAAATTATCTCACTAAGGCATTTGATGGGAAAGGAGAGGTTGTTCATTCTCATCACAACGTAGGTAAACGCAGTGCAGAGCCTAAACCTGAAGCAGGCTATGGAGCTGGACGACCTGTGTATGGCTTGGGTCGGAAAAGAGGATATGCTACTGGCGGTTATGGACGCTGA